The genomic segment GCTGTTATTGGCGTTCCAATTACCTTTTTGGTACTCAAGTTCTACGCGTTTGCTAAAAAAAAGTGACTTTGGGGAAATTCTATATTACTTTACGATGAAGTGGAAAGTATATATCAATATATGCCTTTACAAAACATCAATCATTGTGTATACTGATTTTAAAATTAAATAATAAAATCAAAAAGCTAGGGGAGTTCGAAAGAACTGAGAAGATAAAAAGTCTGACCCTTGGAACCTGATGTAGTTAGTACTACCGTAGGGAAGCTTTATCATAATAATAGAAATACTAAACTTATTATATAAACTTACCTTATGGGTAAGTTTTTTTTATTGGAGGTGTTGAAATGGAGCTTATGGTAAATGGAAAAAAAGAAGTATTATTGAAGGAAATGAGTATTTTAGCGTTTTTAGAGTGGAAGGGATTGAATCCTAAAAGTGTCGTCATTGAATACAATGAAAACATTGCTAAAAGTGAAGAATGGGAGTCAATTCAATTAAAGGAAAATGATCAATTAGAAGTATTAAGACTCGTTGGAGGAGGATGATAATGAAAGATACATTAATGATTGGTGGTAGAGCACTAAAAAGTCGTTTATTTGTGGGAAGTGGCAAGTATTCAACTGATACGTTGATTCCTGAGGTTTTAAAAAGTTCAGAATCAGAGGTGATTACAGTTGCACTTAGACGGATTGACTTGGAAGCTACGTCAGATCCTATATTGAGTTTAATCCCAAAGCATATTCAATTATTACCGAATACATCAGGTGCTAGAACTGCTAAAGAAGCAATTCGAATTGCTAGATTAGCAAAAGCAGCGGGATGTGGTAACTGGATTAAAATTGAAATCATTTCAGATCAAAAGTATTTGTTGCCTGATGGCTTTGAAACCTTGGCAGCGACTGAAGTTTTGGCAGCTGAAGGGTTTGTTGTTTTACCTTATATCAGTCCGGATTTGATGTTGGCTAAAAGATTGGTGCTCGCTGGTGCAGCGGCGGTTATGCCATTGGGTGCACCAATTGGGACAAATAGAGGGTTGAAAACAAAGGAATTAATCAGAATTCTGATTAGTGAAATTGAGTTGCCTATAATTGTTGATGCGGGGATAGGAAAGCCATCTGATGCATGTGAGGCAATGGAGATGGGGGCGGCGGCTTGTTTGCTTAATACAGCAATTGCTAGCGCGCAGGATCCAATCCGAATGGCGAGCGCCTTTGGTCAAGCTGTAAAAGCGGGAAGAGATGCTTACATTGCAGGGTTAGGTCCTTCGTTTTTTGAAGCAAATGCTTCCTCGCCACTTACTGGATTTCTTGTATAAGGAGTAAAAAATGGGTTTCTATAAAGTATATGATGATTATAAAGATTTTGATTTTGAGGAATATTTTAGTGGTTTAACAGACGATAGGATTCGAGCAATTCTCGGTAAGGAGCAAATAAATTTACTGGAGTATTTGGCATTGCTATCACCTGCCGCAGAAAATCATTTAGAAGAGATGGCTCAAAAAGCCCACCGAATGACGGTTCATCACTTTGGTAAAACCATTCTTCTGTACACACCGATGTATTTATCTAATTATTGCACCAATCAATGTGTGTATTGTAGCTTTCATGAAAAAAATGATATTAGTAGGCAACAACTGAGTTTAGAGGCAGTTGAGGAAGAAGCAAAAACCATTGCTACGCAAGGATTGAAGCATATTTTGCTGCTTACAGGCGATGCAAGAAAAATAGCTTCCATAGAATACTTGTCGGAATGCATTAAAGTAGTTAAAAAATTTTTTTCTTCTGTAAGTTTAGAAATCTACGCTCTTACGGAGGCGGAATATGAAGCGCTTATTGAAGTGGGTGTTGATGGTCTGACCATTTATCAGGAAACATATAATGAAGAAATTTATGATGCTGTTCATCCAAAAGGGCCTAAGAAAGATTACCACTTTCGTTTAGATGCGCCAGAAAGAGCATGTAAGGCATGGATGAGAGCAGTTAATATCGGTGCACTTCTTGGATTAGATGGATGGAGAAAAGAAGCTTTTTACACTGGAATGCATGCCAATTATTTGCAAAACAATTATTTAGGTACTGAAGTTAGCCTTAGCTTTCCTAGACTAAGGCCACATCTAGGAAGCTATGAACCAAATGATGATGTCAATGACAAAAATCTTGTGCAAATGATTCTGGCTGCGAGGATTTTTATGCCTAGAGCAGGTATTACCATATCAACAAGAGAGAGCGCTACTTTGAGAAATCATTTGCTTAAGCTGGGTGTAACGAAGATGTCAGCAGGTTCCAAAACAGCTGTCGGAGGGCATACGCAAAGCGATGAAAATGTTTCTCAATTTGATATTGCTGATATAAGAGATGTTCAAGAGATGAGTGCAGATATCACCAAATTTGGCTACCAACCTGTTTATAAAGATTGGTAAGAAACTACAATAATAAACGATAACTAAGAAGGTGCATGATGAATGAATTTGAAAAAGGACTACTAAAATATCTTGGCAAAGCCCGT from the Firmicutes bacterium HGW-Firmicutes-1 genome contains:
- the thiS gene encoding thiamine biosynthesis protein ThiS, with product MELMVNGKKEVLLKEMSILAFLEWKGLNPKSVVIEYNENIAKSEEWESIQLKENDQLEVLRLVGGG
- a CDS encoding 2-iminoacetate synthase ThiH; this translates as MGFYKVYDDYKDFDFEEYFSGLTDDRIRAILGKEQINLLEYLALLSPAAENHLEEMAQKAHRMTVHHFGKTILLYTPMYLSNYCTNQCVYCSFHEKNDISRQQLSLEAVEEEAKTIATQGLKHILLLTGDARKIASIEYLSECIKVVKKFFSSVSLEIYALTEAEYEALIEVGVDGLTIYQETYNEEIYDAVHPKGPKKDYHFRLDAPERACKAWMRAVNIGALLGLDGWRKEAFYTGMHANYLQNNYLGTEVSLSFPRLRPHLGSYEPNDDVNDKNLVQMILAARIFMPRAGITISTRESATLRNHLLKLGVTKMSAGSKTAVGGHTQSDENVSQFDIADIRDVQEMSADITKFGYQPVYKDW
- a CDS encoding thiazole synthase, whose protein sequence is MKDTLMIGGRALKSRLFVGSGKYSTDTLIPEVLKSSESEVITVALRRIDLEATSDPILSLIPKHIQLLPNTSGARTAKEAIRIARLAKAAGCGNWIKIEIISDQKYLLPDGFETLAATEVLAAEGFVVLPYISPDLMLAKRLVLAGAAAVMPLGAPIGTNRGLKTKELIRILISEIELPIIVDAGIGKPSDACEAMEMGAAACLLNTAIASAQDPIRMASAFGQAVKAGRDAYIAGLGPSFFEANASSPLTGFLV